In Molothrus aeneus isolate 106 chromosome 3, BPBGC_Maene_1.0, whole genome shotgun sequence, a single genomic region encodes these proteins:
- the HTR1E gene encoding 5-hydroxytryptamine receptor 1E — protein MNFTNCTTEASEAAKPKTVTEKMLVTLTLATITTLTMLLNSAVIAAISTTKKLHQPANYLICSLAVTDLLVAVLVMPLSITYIMMDKWTLGYFICEIWLSVDMTCCTCSILHLCVIALDRYWAITDAIEYARKRTAKRAGLMIVTVWTISVFISMPPLFWRNHHSISIPSECRIQHDHVIYTIYSTFGAFYIPLTLILILYYRIYHAAKSLYQKRGSSRHLSNRSTDSQNSFASCKLTQTFCVSDFSTSDPTTEFDKINASVRIPPFENDLDPAGDRQQISTTRERKAARILGLILGAFILSWLPFFIKELLVGLHICTVSPEVADFLTWLGYVNSLINPLLYTSFNEDFKLAFRKLIRCREHT, from the coding sequence ATGAATTTCACAAATTGCACCACTGAAGCCAGTGAGGCTGCAAAGCCAAAGACAGTAACTGAAAAGATGCTCGTTACCCTGACCTTGGCCACAATCACAACCTTGACTATGCTGCTGAATTCTGCTGTAATTGCAGCAATCTCCACAACCAAGAAGCTCCACCAGCCGGCAAATTATCTCATATGTTCACTGGCTGTGACAGATCTCCTTGTTGCTGTTCTCGTCATGCCCTTGAGCATCACTTACATAATGATGGATAAATGGACTCTGGGATACTTCATCTGTGAGATCTGGCTCAGCGTCGACATGACCTGTTGCACATGTTCAATCCTTCATCTGTGCGTCATCGCGCTGGACAGGTACTGGGCCATCACAGACGCCATCGAGTACGCCAGGAAGAGAACAGCAAAAAGGGCTGGGCTGATGATAGTCACTGTGTGGACCATCTCCGTTTTCATATCAATGCCCCCCCTGTTTTGGAGAAACCACCACAGCATCAGTATTCCCAGCGAGTGTCGCATTCAGCATGACCATGTCATCTACACTATTTATTCCACATTTGGGGCATTTTACATCCCCTTGACTTTGATCCTGATCCTGTACTACAGAATTTACCATGCTGCAAAGAGCCTTTACCAAAAGCGGGGTTCAAGCCGCCACCTCAGCAACAGGAGCACTGACAGCCAGAACTCATTTGCCAGCTGCAAGCTCACACAGACGTTCTGTGTCTCGGACTTCTCCACATCTGACCCAACCACAGAGTTTGATAAAATCAACGCATCCGTGAGGATTCCTCCTTTTGAGAATGACTTGGACCCAGCTGGCGACCGGCAGCAGATCTCCACTACACGAGAACGAAAGGCTGCTCGCATCTTGGGGCTGATTTTAGGTGCTTTCATTTTGTCCTGGTTGCCCTTTTTCATCAAGGAATTGCTTGTGGGCCTCCACATTTGCACTGTCTCTCCAGAGGTAGCAGACTTCTTAACCTGGCTTGGGTATGTCAACTCGCTCATCAACCCTTTGCTGTACACAAGCTTTAACGAGGATTTCAAGCTGGCCTTTAGAAAGCTCATCAGGTGTCGAGAACATACTTAA